The Thermosipho affectus genome window below encodes:
- a CDS encoding type II secretion system protein — protein MKKGFTLIELLIVLAVISALLSVATPLALRSVAKAKATQVAMNLRALLTSIEQAILLYPDEFNVQELDGQDIVLKLYEKGFINTNLSVKGYKIDIDKPNNKFVIKYTGKDIDLTLVKSSYPAVKTGVENGEEYVYVEVNIP, from the coding sequence ATAGTTTTAGCGGTTATTTCTGCTTTGCTTTCTGTTGCAACTCCTCTTGCGTTAAGATCTGTTGCCAAAGCAAAGGCCACGCAAGTTGCTATGAATCTTAGAGCGCTATTAACCTCTATTGAACAGGCTATTTTGTTGTACCCCGATGAATTCAACGTTCAAGAATTAGATGGTCAAGACATTGTTTTAAAGTTGTACGAAAAGGGGTTTATCAATACGAATTTGTCGGTAAAAGGTTATAAGATTGATATAGATAAGCCAAATAATAAATTTGTTATTAAATATACAGGAAAAGATATAGATCTTACATTGGTTAAGAGTAGTTATCCCGCTGTGAAAACTGGAGTAGAAAATGGTGAAGAATATGTTTATGTGGAGGTTAATATTCCGTGA
- a CDS encoding GNAT family N-acetyltransferase: MKDEIELLISQKSMEYKMDVEVVSGEEKVGDIFLENLDWINRSCELKLEINMNFFDEVTRKIIKYGFEYLNLNRIYVRIPEYEKDQIGILKNNGFLKEGVERQGKFFKGKFWDVIRFSILAEDYWRLSLDE, translated from the coding sequence ATGAAAGATGAGATAGAATTATTAATTAGTCAGAAAAGTATGGAGTATAAAATGGATGTTGAGGTAGTATCAGGTGAGGAAAAAGTCGGAGATATTTTTTTAGAAAATTTGGATTGGATAAACCGAAGTTGTGAGTTAAAATTGGAGATTAATATGAATTTTTTTGATGAAGTTACAAGAAAAATAATAAAATATGGCTTTGAATATTTAAATTTGAATAGAATTTATGTTAGAATTCCGGAATACGAAAAAGATCAAATAGGGATTCTTAAAAATAACGGTTTTCTAAAAGAGGGAGTAGAAAGGCAGGGAAAATTTTTTAAGGGAAAGTTTTGGGATGTGATAAGGTTTTCAATACTTGCGGAGGATTATTGGAGGCTTAGTTTAGATGAATAA
- a CDS encoding ABC transporter ATP-binding protein, whose product MIKLENVGKRYGKSWVLENITFHTEEGNVIGIIGKNGSGKTTLLKIISGILKPTVGNVYLKSKLISYIPEKPILIPELSLKENLNYFAKMRNVESKRIEDEIKFFRLEKHVLKKPSELSKGLRQRLSMAISLLIDPDIILLDEPTSGLDAESKKIISNRIKKLKLNKKTVLYITHEDEEVESICDKVLILEEGEIKFFGTVEDFWRKYERFVYVTFSQTKEIKLLKLEELKNVKEDLLHVRSVGIREFLSGGMVYER is encoded by the coding sequence GTGATTAAGTTAGAAAACGTTGGAAAAAGATATGGGAAGAGTTGGGTGTTAGAAAATATAACTTTTCATACAGAAGAGGGCAATGTTATTGGAATTATAGGAAAAAATGGAAGTGGAAAAACTACACTTTTGAAAATTATTTCCGGTATTTTGAAGCCTACAGTGGGCAATGTTTATTTAAAGTCTAAATTAATTTCATATATTCCAGAGAAACCTATACTTATACCTGAATTAAGCTTGAAAGAAAATTTGAATTATTTTGCAAAAATGAGAAATGTAGAAAGCAAAAGAATAGAAGATGAAATAAAATTTTTTCGCTTGGAAAAGCATGTGTTAAAAAAACCAAGTGAACTATCAAAAGGGTTAAGACAAAGACTTTCTATGGCAATTTCCCTTTTAATTGATCCTGATATTATTTTGCTTGATGAGCCTACAAGCGGTTTAGATGCTGAGTCCAAGAAGATAATATCGAATAGAATAAAAAAGTTAAAGCTCAACAAAAAAACTGTTTTGTATATAACTCATGAAGATGAAGAAGTTGAAAGTATTTGTGATAAAGTCCTCATATTAGAAGAAGGTGAGATTAAATTTTTTGGAACGGTTGAGGATTTTTGGAGGAAATATGAAAGATTTGTCTATGTGACTTTTTCTCAGACTAAAGAAATAAAACTTTTAAAATTAGAGGAATTAAAAAACGTTAAGGAAGACTTATTACATGTAAGGAGTGTTGGAATAAGAGAATTTTTATCTGGAGGTATGGTATATGAAAGATGA